TGACCACCAAGGTCTACGTCGACACGGCGATCAAGCAGTACATCGTGGCGATCATCAACACGACCCGCGGCGGCGGACCCCGCCCGCTGCCGGACTTCACCAAGCACGTGCGCGTCGGCTCCTCCCCGCGCGGGGGCATCGCGCTCATGCGGATCGCGCAGGCCGTCGCGCTACAGGAGGGCCGCTCGTACGTGGTGCCCGACGACGTCAAGTCGTTCCGGCACGCGATCCTGCGCCACCGCCTCGTGCGCACCTACGACGCCCTCGCCAACAACGTCGCCCCCGAGGCCCTGATCGACGCGATCTTCGCGGCCGTTCCGAGCCCGTGACGCCCCCGCAGCGGTGACGACCCCCTCCCCCATGACGCCGAACTCCCCCTCGCGGCTCGCGAAGGTCCGCGCGCGGCTGGACCTGCCCACGGTCCGCCGCGCCTCCGGCCTGCTCTCGGGACGGCACCGCTCGATCTACTCCGGGCACGGCCAGGACTTCGACGAGATGGCCCTCTACCAGTACGGCGACGCCATCTCCGACATCGACTGGAAGGCCTCGGCCGCCTCGGGCATCCCCGTGATCCGCCGGTTCGTGCGCGAGTCGAACCTCGCGATGGTCCTCGCCCTCGACACGGGCCGGAACATGAGCGCCACCGCCCGCGACGGCGACCCGAAGAGCGCCGTGGCCCTGTTCGCCGCGGAACTCATCTGCTACCTCGCCCGGGCCCGCGGCGACACGGTCGCACTCGTGGCCGGGGACGCCGAGCGGCTCATCCAGCTGCCCGCCCGCGGGGGCCTCTCGCACATGGAGATGCTGCTCTCCCGGGCGGAGGCGATGTGGACGCGGCAGGCGCCCGCCTCCGACCTCGTGCGCGTGCTCGACCGCACCCTCGCGTGGTTCACGCGCCGCTCGCTCGTGGTGGTCATCACCGACGAGGCCCGGCCCACCGACGAGCACGAGGCGGCGCTGCGCCGGCTGCGCACCCGACACGAGGTCATGTTCGTGCAGGTCGCGGACGCGCTGCCGACCATCGACGAGCATCTCGCCGTGGACGATGTGGACCATCACCTCGACATCCCCCAGTTCCTGCGCGCGAGCCCCGGGCTGGCGGAGCAGGCGGCGGCGTACGTGGCCGAGCGCCGCGCCCGCACCCAGGCGCTGCTGCGGCGCCGGGGCATCGAATCGGTCACCGCCACGAGCATCGACGACCTGATCAACCAGCTCATCGACCTATTGGGGAGGCAGAAGCGTGTCCATCACTGACCTTCCCGCCCGCCTCGCCGCCCTGATCGACCTGGTCAACCCAGTCAACCTGATCAACCCTGTCGACTCGGCCGGCCCGAGCGTGCCGCCCCCCGCCCTCGGCGAGGCGCCCGCGGGGGCGAGCGCCGTCGTCCATACGCTTGCGGTCGACATCCACGAGCCGGTGATTCCCGCGAGCTACTCGACCTGGGTGTGGGTGGTGGGCCTCGCGCTCGTCGTGGCCGTGGCCGCCTGGTACGGGTGGGTGCTGTGGTGGACCAGGCGCCGCCCCGCCCCCGATCCGCACGCCGACCCGGCCCAGTGGACCTCGCTGCGCGCAACCACGCTGGCCCGCGTGGACGAGGCCGAGCAGCGGTTCCGCGACGGCGAGTCGGACCTGCGTGGCCTCGCCCTCGGGCTCAACCGGATCATGCGCGAGTTCTCGACCGCCCGGCTCGGCCAGGACACGACCTCCCTCACCGTCTCGGAGATCGCCGACCTCGACGGCACCGACCGGCTCGCCGGGCTGCTGCGGGGCTACGAGGAGCCCGCCTTCGCGTTCGACAGCGACACCGAGGCCCTGACCGCCAC
The window above is part of the Pseudactinotalea sp. HY158 genome. Proteins encoded here:
- a CDS encoding DUF58 domain-containing protein, whose product is MTPNSPSRLAKVRARLDLPTVRRASGLLSGRHRSIYSGHGQDFDEMALYQYGDAISDIDWKASAASGIPVIRRFVRESNLAMVLALDTGRNMSATARDGDPKSAVALFAAELICYLARARGDTVALVAGDAERLIQLPARGGLSHMEMLLSRAEAMWTRQAPASDLVRVLDRTLAWFTRRSLVVVITDEARPTDEHEAALRRLRTRHEVMFVQVADALPTIDEHLAVDDVDHHLDIPQFLRASPGLAEQAAAYVAERRARTQALLRRRGIESVTATSIDDLINQLIDLLGRQKRVHH
- a CDS encoding DUF4381 family protein, translated to MSITDLPARLAALIDLVNPVNLINPVDSAGPSVPPPALGEAPAGASAVVHTLAVDIHEPVIPASYSTWVWVVGLALVVAVAAWYGWVLWWTRRRPAPDPHADPAQWTSLRATTLARVDEAEQRFRDGESDLRGLALGLNRIMREFSTARLGQDTTSLTVSEIADLDGTDRLAGLLRGYEEPAFAFDSDTEALTATGRAREVITAW